A genomic region of Runella rosea contains the following coding sequences:
- the rlmD gene encoding 23S rRNA (uracil(1939)-C(5))-methyltransferase RlmD: MKNYKKNRQVVSNLLIEDFASEGKCIGKLDGAVVFVEGNVAPGDVVDVEILSFKKKKFYEARVIKTHSLSEKRAEPFCEYFGTCGGCKWQHIGYKEQLQFKWQQVSDHLHRIAKVPLPEIEPILPSEKTTFYRNKLEYTFSNLRWFTNEEIAKGVELERNALGFHIPKRFDRILDIEKCFLQPDPSNDIRNQLRTFALSKGFRFYDQKHNVGFVRNVIIRTANTGDVMVIVQFAEPNQEDIDVTMAFLADTFPQITSLQYIINTKGNDSYYDQTAILYAGKPYIEEQMEGLTFRVGPKSFYQTNSDQAYELYKIARDFAQLTGNEHVYDLYTGTGTIANFVARQAKAVIGVEYVPEAIEDAKINSAINGIENTRFYAGDMKNVLNEEFIHQNGHPDVVITDPPRAGMDEPVVRTLLTMEPTKIVYVSCNSATQARDLAWLDEKYTVQRVRPVDMFPHTHHVENVVLLERKR, from the coding sequence ATGAAAAATTACAAAAAAAATAGACAAGTCGTATCAAATTTACTCATTGAAGATTTTGCATCCGAAGGAAAATGTATTGGAAAGCTAGACGGCGCGGTTGTTTTTGTGGAAGGCAACGTGGCGCCTGGCGATGTAGTTGATGTTGAAATTCTTAGTTTTAAGAAAAAGAAGTTCTACGAAGCACGGGTTATCAAAACGCATTCATTGTCGGAGAAGCGGGCAGAGCCGTTTTGTGAATACTTCGGAACTTGTGGAGGATGTAAGTGGCAGCACATTGGCTATAAAGAGCAGCTTCAGTTTAAATGGCAGCAGGTCAGCGACCACCTACACCGCATCGCCAAGGTACCACTTCCTGAAATTGAGCCTATTTTGCCCTCTGAGAAGACCACTTTTTATCGGAATAAACTGGAATATACTTTTTCTAATTTGCGTTGGTTTACCAATGAAGAAATTGCGAAGGGTGTTGAACTAGAACGCAATGCGTTGGGTTTTCACATTCCCAAGCGCTTTGACCGGATTCTGGACATTGAAAAATGCTTTCTTCAGCCCGACCCTTCTAACGACATTCGCAACCAACTGCGGACGTTTGCGCTTTCGAAAGGGTTTCGTTTTTATGACCAAAAACACAATGTTGGCTTTGTACGTAATGTCATTATCCGAACCGCCAACACGGGCGACGTCATGGTGATTGTGCAGTTTGCGGAGCCGAATCAAGAAGATATTGATGTGACAATGGCTTTCTTGGCCGATACTTTCCCCCAAATCACTTCGCTACAATACATCATCAATACCAAAGGAAACGATTCTTACTACGACCAAACGGCCATTCTTTACGCGGGTAAGCCGTACATTGAAGAACAAATGGAAGGACTGACGTTTAGGGTTGGCCCCAAATCTTTTTATCAAACCAACTCCGACCAAGCCTACGAATTGTACAAAATAGCACGTGACTTTGCGCAGTTGACGGGTAATGAGCACGTTTATGACTTGTATACAGGCACGGGCACCATCGCTAATTTTGTGGCACGGCAGGCCAAAGCCGTGATAGGAGTGGAGTATGTTCCCGAGGCCATTGAAGACGCCAAAATAAATTCAGCCATCAATGGCATTGAGAACACGCGCTTTTATGCCGGCGACATGAAAAACGTGTTGAACGAAGAATTTATCCATCAAAACGGCCACCCCGATGTGGTCATCACTGATCCGCCGCGCGCTGGGATGGATGAACCAGTGGTGCGCACCTTGCTGACGATGGAACCCACAAAAATCGTTTACGTTAGTTGCAACTCCGCCACGCAGGCGCGGGATTTGGCGTGGTTGGATGAAAAATATACTGTACAACGGGTTCGTCCGGTAGATATGTTTCCGCATACGCACCATGTGGAGAATGTGGTGCTGTTGGAGAGAAAGAGGTAG